Proteins encoded within one genomic window of Alosa alosa isolate M-15738 ecotype Scorff River chromosome 24, AALO_Geno_1.1, whole genome shotgun sequence:
- the sb:cb1081 gene encoding sterile alpha motif domain-containing protein 9-like, producing MANAITEELSSLDVVHPDKFKGRVFDREKIHHIQANFYKGAPPQWLNFYLAEKNGMPFVKRDGYEKIKSLIETYQTRRTVTMVNLLHQPGSGGSTLAMQVLWDLQKDFWCTKLATNVVLDPNVIAKDVINLVTKQNNTKNRRKPALLLLDNADMLKDNLSKTLKKALFDELNEIDNSLPIIILNCVRKAEFTERDLNNTVFLNAKLNMEREMWEKEEFDQHHRSVMKQYENEHEKFHGFNIIYGDIDSAEYTANVCNVIVPPKIKRRPRKDQLFAILALVNKYAPGSDFLLDQCEKFLQKSPSIHRQPSFEEQMGQFSDLLIAYTNFETNTDYVCVAHPMIANKCVQLFRDHGLSMGEVTYLFLQNFCAKIASPSLMQTTKTMLTMREDRNGDKDQFSTLIQHISKGEGKIMCTRLMKEASTIFGDRPTFPQALARFYYLMVDKSLPIIEKDYINAEIWAREAIRRHPNNSFIMDTLAQVHKHHLLHYMRRKYCPSKALRLAFLAIKAFQEEEMAAEKEEGNEEVKDGTVNISPTFNFLGKLGYLQVALQGFVSDQNVNNDWCDVSTHKNIHEGLGFQLSRKIRKIMRNFEAEVNTRFEFFEKYLTYTKPDLKRDDPTFIREYADKCCEKYVGTPPRVLKMKFEDKEIEMLETDVTTLTDLQGFLLRQKTDHSPELYHLHLLQANKGQDLSNVVMKMRQAYNTMYEKFFRSRYLVPLYMKSTKGWQTLSELLLQPSKLEKGACNDPNETEGRTGPDHRDIEECLMRIQGRIERPIVLAFLEDTVIEVEPHNKEQVLRNGAISFYLGFNIKGPVAFNIKYEHSG from the coding sequence ATGGCAAACGCCATCACAGAAGAATTGTCCAGTCTAGATGTCGTTCATCCAGATAAGTTTAAGGGTAGAGTCTTTGATCGGGAGAAAATACATCACATTCAGGCCAACTTCTACAAGGGTGCCCCACCTCAGTGGCTGAACTTCTACTTAGCAGAGAAGAATGGAATGCCATTTGTAAAAAGAGACGGTTATGAAAAGATTAAGAGTCTCATCGAGACATATCAGACAAGAAGGACTGTCACTATGGTTAACCTGCTGCATCAGCCAGGAAGTGGAGGATCTACATTGGCAATGCAGGTTCTATGGGATCTGCAGAAAGATTTCTGGTGCACAAAACTAGCAACTAACGTAGTCCTTGATCCAAACGTCATCGCCAAAGATGTTATAAACCTGGTCACCAagcaaaataatacaaaaaacagAAGAAAGCCTGCACTGCTGTTACTTGATAATGCAGACATGCTGAAAGACAATTTATCAAAAACTCTAAAGAAGGCACTTTTTGATGAGTTGAACGAAATCGACAACAGCCTGCCCATCATCATTTTGAACTGTGTCCGAAAAGCTGAATTTACAGAACGTGATCTGAACAATACAGTGTTCTTGAATGCAAAACttaacatggagagagagatgtgggaaaaGGAGGAATTTGATCAACATCACAGGAGTGTCATGAAGCAATATGAAAATGAACACGAGAAGTTCCATGGTTTTAATATTATCTATGGCGATATCGACTCAGCAGAATATACAGCAAATGTGTGCAATGTCATAGTGCCCCCTAAAATAAAAAGAAGACCTCGCAAAGATCAACTCTTTGCAATCCTCGCCTTGGTCAATAAGTATGCACCTGGCTCTGACTTTCTTCTTGATCAGTGCGAGAAGTTTCTACAAAAAAGTCCGAGCATTCACAGGCAACCATCATTTGAAGAGCAGATGGGTCAATTCTCGGATCTCTTAATTGCATACACAAATTTTGAGACAAACACagactatgtgtgtgtagctcatCCAATGATCGCCAATAAATGTGTTCAGTTATTTAGGGATCATGGACTAAGTATGGGTGAGGTCACCTATCTGTTTCTGCAGAATTTTTGTGCAAAGATAGCATCACCAAGTCTGATGCAGACAACAAAGACAATGCTCACCATGCGAGAAGACAGAAATGGGGATAAAGACCAATTTTCAACACTGATTCAGCACATCAGTAAAGGAGAGGGGAAGATAATGTGCACAAGACTGATGAAGGAGGCTTCTACGATCTTTGGAGACCGGCCAACCTTTCCACAAGCTCTCGCACGTTTCTACTACCTCATGGTCGATAAAAGTTTGCCGATAATTGAGAAAGATTACATCAATGCTGAGATTTGGGCAAGAGAGGCAATCAGAAGACACCCCAATAATTCTTTCATTATGGATACCCTAGCACAAGTTCACAAACATCATTTGCTTCACTACATGAGAAGAAAATATTGCCCATCTAAGGCATTGAGATTAGCATTTTTGGCTATCAAGGCTTTTCAGGAGGAAGAAATGGCTGCTGAGAAAGAGGAAGGTAATGAAGAGGTGAAGGATGGTACAGTGAACATTTCTCCGACTTTTAACTTTCTAGGAAAGTTGGGATATCTACAGGTTGCTCTGCAAGGTTTTGTGAGTGATCAAAATGTCAACAATGATTGGTGTGATGTCTCGACTCACAAAAATATTCATGAAGGTTTGGGCTTTCAACTGTCACGCAAAATCCGAAAAATCATGAGGAACTTTGAGGCAGAGGTCAATACGAGGTTTGAGTTTTTTGAAAAATATCTCACCTACACCAAACCTGATCTCAAGAGGGATGACCCAACTTTTATTAGAGAATATGCTGACAAATGTTGTGAGAAATATGTGGGGACACCACCTAGAGTTTTGAAGATGAAGTTTGAGGACAAAGAGATAGAGATGCTGGAGACGGACGTTACAACTCTGACTGATTTACAAGGTTTTTTGTTGAGACAGAAGACCGACCACAGTCCAGAGTTGTACCATCTTCACTTGCTCCAGGCAAATAAGGGCCAGGACCTCAGCAATGTGGTCATGAAGATGAGACAGGCATACAACACCATGTATGAGAAATTCTTCCGCTCTCGCTATCTGGTGCCCCTCTACATGAAGTCTACAAAAGGTTGGCAAACACTGAGTGAACTACTACTTCAGCCTTCGAAGTTAGAGAAAGGAGCATGCAATGATCCAAACGAAACAGAAGGGAGAACAGGTCCTGATCACAGGGACATAGAGGAATGTCTGATGCGAATCCAAGGCCGAATTGAGAGACCTATAGTTTTGGCTTTTCTTGAAGATACAGTGATTGAGGTAGAGCCTCACAACAAGGAGCAGGTCCTGAGAAATGGTGCCATATCCTTCTACTTAGGATTTAACATTAAAGGTCCTGTGGCCTTTAACATCAAATATGAACATTCAGGGTGA
- the LOC125289139 gene encoding neurotrophin receptor-interacting factor homolog isoform X2 — protein MTDLPVVIETFADAHTLFSSLTSGQNEREVQHGLLELGSQAPLTVHAQTECKVELEEEKPLTAQTPSEEHILHSGSEGESRLTDSSTPPTEGSVSSLSAFPLKMEVEATPSIAQLDKSEGASEAEIVDVTPPQPSTPDGHLACPTESGKSPDHEAPAVVIMGASDVRKGLEEVKRWPNKDEEEDEKEVKEEEDGSYDMKACLSGSKPNITLRSSGSIVKVGAEQVERAGKKGGIVPLLPSCPSTQFISLPLPSCSVQLDRLPPRLTLKKKTLLVCQDCTKVFRCVKSLHKHRRFHSGETPFHCPQCPRKFILRKSLRRHLRRHTGEKPYRCPHCGKAFRLHKGLEKHMHGNSRPGPC, from the coding sequence ATGACTGACCTGCCTGTTGTCATTGAAACGTTTGCTGATGCCCATACCTTGTTTTCTTCGCTGACCTCTGGTCAGAATGAAAGGGAGGTGCAACATGGGCTGCTTGAATTGGGATCACAGGCGCCTCTGACAGTGCATGCTCAAACAGAGTGTAAAGTAGAGCTAGAAGAGGAAAAGCCATTGACCGCTCAGACGCCATCAGAGGAACACATTTTACACTCGGGCAGCGAAGGAGAGTCAAGGTTAACTGACAGTAGCACACCACCCACAGAGGGGAGTGTGAGCTCTCTAAGTGCCTTTCCTCTCAAGATGGAGGTGGAAGCCACACCCAGCATCGCACAGTTGGATAAAAGTGAGGGAGCAAGTGAGGCTGAGATTGTGGATGTCACTCCACCTCAGCCCAGCACCCCAGATGGTCATCTCGCCTGCCCTACAGAGTCAGGAAAATCACCTGACCATGAAGCGCCTGCGGTTGTCATAATGGGGGCAAGTGATGTCAGGAAGGGactggaggaggtgaagaggtggCCGAAtaaagatgaggaggaggatgaaaaggaggtgaaggaggaggaagatgggtCCTATGATATGAAGGCCTGCTTGTCAGGGTCGAAGCCCAACATAACACTAAGATCATCTGGCTCAATAGTGAAGGTGGGCGCTGAACAAGTagagagagcaggaaaaaaAGGAGGAATTGTACCTCTTCTACCTAGCTGTCCATCTACACAATTCATCAGCCTACCGCTGCCCTCTTGTTCCGTGCAACTGGACCGCTTACCCCCGCGCTTGACCCTCAAGAAGAAAACCCTTCTCGTCTGCCAGGACTGCACCAAGGTCTTCCGCTGTGTCAAGTCTCTGCACAAACACCGGCGCTTCCACTCCGGTGAGACACCGTTCCACTGCCCGCAGTGCCCCAGGAAGTTCATCCTGCGCAAGAGCCTGCGGCGCCACCTCCGGCGGCACACGGGCGAGAAGCCGTACAGGTGCCCACATTGTGGCAAGGCCTTTCGACTCCACAAGGGGCTGGAGAAGCACATGCACGGCAACTCCAGACCCGGGCCGTGTTAG
- the LOC125289139 gene encoding zinc finger and BTB domain-containing protein 42-like isoform X1 produces the protein MASEVYTVDMVLQTHVRGILDAVVNVLVEEMTDIFRTCFALEQNGGSHAGSYIGFTDPAELQHRLRKSLKSIRQSGPSPGCDKPLSTAIRTPTPPSVSRQASRQVLPQCSSAHDVYVADSKVMTDLPVVIETFADAHTLFSSLTSGQNEREVQHGLLELGSQAPLTVHAQTECKVELEEEKPLTAQTPSEEHILHSGSEGESRLTDSSTPPTEGSVSSLSAFPLKMEVEATPSIAQLDKSEGASEAEIVDVTPPQPSTPDGHLACPTESGKSPDHEAPAVVIMGASDVRKGLEEVKRWPNKDEEEDEKEVKEEEDGSYDMKACLSGSKPNITLRSSGSIVKVGAEQVERAGKKGGIVPLLPSCPSTQFISLPLPSCSVQLDRLPPRLTLKKKTLLVCQDCTKVFRCVKSLHKHRRFHSGETPFHCPQCPRKFILRKSLRRHLRRHTGEKPYRCPHCGKAFRLHKGLEKHMHGNSRPGPC, from the exons ATGGCTTCTGAAGTTTACACAGTGGATATGGTGCTTCAAACTCATGTCAGGGGTATATTAGATGCCGTTGTTAACGTGTTAGTTGAGGAAATGACTGATATTTTTCGTACATGCTTTGCATTGGAGCAAAATGGTGGATCTCATGCGGGTAGTTACATTGGCTTTACAGACCCCGCAGAGCTCCAGCACAGACTAAGGAAAAGTCTTAAAAGTATCCGACAGTCGGGTCCATCGCCAG GGTGTGATAAGCCGCTTTCCACCGCCATAAGGACACCAACCCCCCCTAGTGTCAGCAGACAAGCCAGCCGTCAGGTCCTTCCTCAGTGCAGTTCAGCTCATGATGTGTATGTGGCAGACTCCAAGGTAATGACTGACCTGCCTGTTGTCATTGAAACGTTTGCTGATGCCCATACCTTGTTTTCTTCGCTGACCTCTGGTCAGAATGAAAGGGAGGTGCAACATGGGCTGCTTGAATTGGGATCACAGGCGCCTCTGACAGTGCATGCTCAAACAGAGTGTAAAGTAGAGCTAGAAGAGGAAAAGCCATTGACCGCTCAGACGCCATCAGAGGAACACATTTTACACTCGGGCAGCGAAGGAGAGTCAAGGTTAACTGACAGTAGCACACCACCCACAGAGGGGAGTGTGAGCTCTCTAAGTGCCTTTCCTCTCAAGATGGAGGTGGAAGCCACACCCAGCATCGCACAGTTGGATAAAAGTGAGGGAGCAAGTGAGGCTGAGATTGTGGATGTCACTCCACCTCAGCCCAGCACCCCAGATGGTCATCTCGCCTGCCCTACAGAGTCAGGAAAATCACCTGACCATGAAGCGCCTGCGGTTGTCATAATGGGGGCAAGTGATGTCAGGAAGGGactggaggaggtgaagaggtggCCGAAtaaagatgaggaggaggatgaaaaggaggtgaaggaggaggaagatgggtCCTATGATATGAAGGCCTGCTTGTCAGGGTCGAAGCCCAACATAACACTAAGATCATCTGGCTCAATAGTGAAGGTGGGCGCTGAACAAGTagagagagcaggaaaaaaAGGAGGAATTGTACCTCTTCTACCTAGCTGTCCATCTACACAATTCATCAGCCTACCGCTGCCCTCTTGTTCCGTGCAACTGGACCGCTTACCCCCGCGCTTGACCCTCAAGAAGAAAACCCTTCTCGTCTGCCAGGACTGCACCAAGGTCTTCCGCTGTGTCAAGTCTCTGCACAAACACCGGCGCTTCCACTCCGGTGAGACACCGTTCCACTGCCCGCAGTGCCCCAGGAAGTTCATCCTGCGCAAGAGCCTGCGGCGCCACCTCCGGCGGCACACGGGCGAGAAGCCGTACAGGTGCCCACATTGTGGCAAGGCCTTTCGACTCCACAAGGGGCTGGAGAAGCACATGCACGGCAACTCCAGACCCGGGCCGTGTTAG